In Bradyrhizobium sp. WBOS07, the genomic window CGACGATGGCGCCGCGCGGACGATATTCGACGTTGATGAGCTCCGCCGCATCCTCGGCGCGGGCGCGGTCGATCGCCACGATGACCGCAACGGGTTCGCCGACATAGCGCACGCGATCGATCGCGATCGGCCAGCACTCGACCGGCGCCTTCACGCCGACGACGAGGCTGTTGGTGATGGCCCTGATGTCACTGCCGATCAGAACCGCCGCAACACCAGCGAGGCGCCTGGCAGCTTCAAAGTCGATGGAAAGGATGTCGGCATGCGCGTACGGCGAGCGCAAAATCGTCGCGTGCAGCGTGCCGGGCGGGACACCGAGATCGTCGATGAAGCGGCCGCGGCCAGAGAGCAGCGCGGCGTCCTCGACGCGCTCGATCGAACGCCCGACCCACGGCTCAGCGCGACTTTCTGAATTTGCGGATTGAACCGCAGCCTGCACCATGTCCCGCCATGCCTCCCGACGCGTTCTTTGACGCGACGGTGACGTTTGTCAGGACAGGGTTGCAGGGCCCATACCGCCCGCTCTCACGACTTACCAAATCGTCTCATTCGAGAGCGTGCGGCGCAATATCAGCCAGCAAGACGCGAGACGTTGCGAAACTCGCGCGGGCTGACGCCGGCATGATCGCGGAAGAACCGCGTGAAATGGGCGGGCTCCGGAAAGCCAAAACGCTCGCTGAGCTCGCCGAGCGGGGTGTCCTCACGCATGACCGCATCGAGCGCGCGCTCCATGCGGACAACGTTGAGATAGAGCTTTGGCGAGACGCCGAGCGAGGTTTCGAACAGGCGGAAGAACTGCGCGCGCGAGAGCCCGGCACCCTTCACGAACTGATCGACATTGCCGTAGGAATCGTGCGTCCGCAGCGCGTCCATCGCACGCCGGATGCGCCAGTCGCAGTTCACCGCGCTCATGCCGCGGATCGAGGTCGGGAAGCTGCGCCACTCAGTGAAGCGCTCGATCACGGCAATCATCAGGTCGGACAGCGTCTGCTCATGGGTCCGCACCGCGTCCGGATTCGCCATCATTTCAGCCGCCAGATGCAGCGTGAGCTGGCGGATGCGCGGTGACACCTCGCCCGAAGGCCGCTCGAAAAAGCCCGGCGCACCGCTCGCGGCCCAACCCCGGCGGAACTCCTTCAGCCATTCCGGCTCGATATAGAGCGCCATGATAAGCGTGCGCGGACGATTGACGTCGTGCACGTAGGCGTGCGGCTTCCAGCCATCGACGAGCACGGCGGCGGTGTCCGTGAGCGGCGTGACCTGGTCGCCGACCATGAATTGCGTGTCGGCGCCCTCGACCTTGAGCAGGACGTGGCAGTGATGGTGGGCGTGGCGGACCAGCGGACGGTCCATGTCGAGCAGAGCGACCCTGCCGAAAGCGCCATGAGCGATGCGCAGGGCCGTCGACATCAGTTCCCTCCTCCCAGCATTGCGCTGCAAAATGGTTGCTTTGTTGGCACGGCACGATAAGCAGCACCCGCTTCATATTCCAACGACGCAAACCGACGCAAGTCGCTTGGAGGCGCCAACCGGCTCATGTCCGAACCTTCGCACGCAGCCGCGCGACCGCGGCGCTGGGGTCGGCCTGCAACGCGGTGGCGAGAGGAGCCTATCAGGCTCGGGCCAGCGACCGATTTGATCGGCGCGCAGGCGAAACTGGCAATACCGGATCTAGCCGCCAGTCTGTTCGATCTCCCAAACAAGGAGGGGTACGGGGACTATCTGGAAACGCAGCTACGGGTCAAACTCGCAGTTTGTCTCGCTGCGAACCACTTCCGGTCCACACTCGTCAGTCGACGGCGAGAATCGAGCGAGGCAGCATCGGGCCAGAAGCAGTATCGCAGGTCTTCGATGGCACAGTCGTCATTCGCTTGCGGGGGCGACCGTCGCGAGCCGGAGTTCGACGGTTCTCAGAAGGTCGAGCAACTGCTCGACCGCCGCCTCCCCGATCACCTGCTTGAGCTCGACGCCCTTCTGCGACAGCTCCGCTGTCACTACGTTCGCATACGCGGCACCGCGCGCGGTGAGGATCACGCCACTGAGGCGACGGTTGGCGGGTGAACGCACTAGCCGGATCAGCCCGGCCTTCTTCAGGTCCTTCAATATACGCAGCAGGCTCGGCATCAGCAGTGCTGCGTGGTTGGTCAGCGTGGTCTTGTCCATCGGCTGCAGGTCGTTGAGAGAGCGCAGCACCCGCAGCTGCTGTTCCGTGGTGCCGTGCTTGCGCAGGATCGGCCGCATATGGGCCATCACGGCTTCGCGCGCGCGCAACAGCGCCACCGGTAGAGCCCGCTCGAACGGAATCGCTATCTCGTCGACCTCGACAGGTTTTGGCGGTGTCGATGCTCGCTGTCGCTTGCTGCTGGGGGGTCGTGTGGAGAGGGGCACGCGTCATCCTTTGCCTGGAGCCGATTCGAATTATGCCAAGTCGTGCTTGACGGCTCAAGTGAACATGTTAAGTTGAAAAAAACGAAGGAACCGAGCGGCTTGCTGCATCGCTCTTTCGGGAGGAGACCGGCCATTGCAGACCGTCCAGAATCGGGTGATCGTCACCGATAGCGAGCCGCCGCCAAACTGCGGCCGGGCTGCGGCCCTGCTGAAATTCGTCGCGACGCAGCCCTCAATCCGCGAAACCGGCGCGACGGTGATCGTGGTGCTGCTGTTGCTCACCGCGATGAAGGTCGCGAGCTGGTACGTTCCCGACTACATCATGCCGTCGCCGGAAGCGGTGTCCGCGGCGATCTGGCGACTCGCCCACGCCGACTACGTGCACGTGTTCGCGACACTCGGCCGGCTCGCCGCGGCGCTGTCGTTCTCGCTGGTCGCGGGGGTACTACTCGGCCTGATCATGGCGCTGTCGCCGCTGCTGCGGCCGTTCGTCCGCTCGCTGGTGGTGATCGACACCGGCATCCCGGCGCTGTCCTGGATTCTTTTGGCCGTGTTCTGGTTCAAGAATCCGGAAACCCGGATCTTCTTCATCCTGATCATGATCCTGATGCCGTTCTACGCGCTCAGCATCTACGACGGATTCCGCGCGCTGCCGAAGGATCTGGTCGACATGATCGAGAGCTTCCGGCCGTCGCAATTGCAGACGCTGCGCTACCTGATCGTGCCGCATCTGGTGCCCTACGTGATCCTCACCACAAAGTCGGTGATCGGCTACGCGACCCGCATGGTGATCTTCGCCGAACTGGTGGCATCCGCGATCGGCGTCGGCTCGCGGATGGGGCTCGCGCAATCGACCTTCCACATCGACGAGGTGCTCGCCTGGACGTTCTTCCTCGTTGTCCTCAACATCGTGTTGCAGCTCCTGGTGACGGCGGTCGAGAAAGCCGTACTCGGCTGGCGGCCTGATACGGCGGTCCGATGAACATGCGGCAGACCGAGTTCAAGGCCGCGACCGGCGGCCCGGTGATCTCCTTGCGCGGAGTCCGCAAGCAGTTCGGAAGCCATTGCGTCGTCGAAGACCTCAGCTTCAGCGTCGCGCGCGGCGAGATCGTCACGTTGCTCGGCCGCACCGGCGCCGGCAAGACCACCGTGCTCAACATCATCATGGGCACCATGCGGGCCGACGCCGGCGCGGTCGAGGTCGCGGGCGCCGATCCGTTCAAGGAGTTCAAGGCACTGAAGGGCAAGCTCGCGGTCGCGTTCCAGACCGATCGTCTGTTGCCATGGCGCACCGCAGTAGAGAACGCCGAACTCGGCCTGCTGATCGCCGGCGAGGATCGCCGGACCGCCCGTGCTGGGGCGATCAAGGCTCTTGCTGCAGTCAATTTGAGCGGCGCCGAGACCAAATATCCTCACGAATTGTCAGGTGGCATGCGGCAGCGGGTGTCGCTGGCGCGGGCGCTGGCGGTCGACCCCGAGCTGATTCTGCTCGACGAGTCGTTCAGCCAGCTCGACCACGTCACCTCGCGCACGCTGCGCCAGGACTTTTGCAAGGTGGCGCGCGAGTTCCACAAGACCTGCCTGATCGTGACCCACCGGATCGACGACGCGCTCGAGATGGCCGACCGCGTCATCGTGCTCGGCCCCGGGGCACGCATCGTGCTGGAAATGCCGCTCGCGGCGGCTCGGATCGACGAAAAGACCCGGGATCAATGCCGGGCACAAATCGAAACCGCGTTGGGAGGAAAAGATGAGGACGACGAAGGCTGACATGCGCTCGCGATTGTCCCGCCGCGCCTTATTGGGTGGCTTCGCCGCCGGCGCCGGCCTGCTGGCGGCGCCGCTGACGTCACGCAGCGAGGATCTGCCCGAGATCCGCTGCGCGACCGCGACGCCGGGCTTCACCACGGTGTTCTACGACGTCATTCGCGAACGCAAGCTCGACCAGAAGCACGGATTCCGTCTCGGCGAGCCGGTGCTGAACGCGTCGATCGGTACGCTGTTCAACGATTTCGTCGCCGGCAGTTCCGACCTGATCATCGCGAGTTGGGACCCGATCTTGACGCGCTATCATGGCGGCGTGCCCTGTCGGCTGTTGTGCACCCTGATGACCGCCGACATGATCGGCATCATCGCCGCCAAGGGCGGCCCGAAGTCGGTCGCCGAGTTGAAGGGCAAGACTATCGCCGCGCCGCAGCAGTCCGGCGTCTACCGGATGACCCGCGCGATGATCAAGGACATCGCCGGCACCGACATCGAGAGCATCGCGCAGGTGCAGAACGCCGACAATCCGGCGCAGGGCGTGACGCTGGTGATCGCCGATCGTGCCGACGCGGCGATGGCGTGGGAGCCGATGATCAGCAACGGCATGCAGAAGCGCCCCGATCTCGAGGTGATCTTCAGTGCCGGCAAGGCGTTTCACGACAAGACCGGATCGGACCTGCCGTATTTCTGCGTCAATGTCCGGCAGGAGATCCTCAGCGCCCATCCGGGTCTTGCCGCCAAGCTCAGCGCTGCGTTCGGCGATTGCGTGGCCCTGATCGACGCCGAATTCGATGCGATCGCCGCAAAATACGCGCCGCGCACCAAGATCGATGCCGAGACGCTGAAGATCGCCCGCAGTTCCGGCCGGTTCAAGCTCGCCTACGGTAGGGCCGGCGATCCGAAAGTGCAGAGCACGATTACCACCGCATCCGAGATCCTGGTGCGGCAGGGCGTGCTGACCAAGAAGGCCGAGCCCGGCTTCTTCGCCACCTGATTCCGAGCTCCCTTTGAAGAGAGGTTCACATGGCCGGATCACGACGGCAATTCATTCAAGCGGTCGCAGGCACTGCCGCGGGCCTGGCGCTGCCGACGCTGGCGCCCGCCGCCGATCTTCCGCAGCTCACCTGGGCGACGTTCACGCCGGGCTTCGTGCCTGCCTTCATGGAATGCACGCTGGCCAACGGTTTCGACCGCAAGCACGGCGTCGCGCTGGCGCCGCCAATTCCGTATTCGTCGCTGACGACCTATTACGGCGACTTCGTCGCCGGTTCGTTCGACATGTGCTTCGGCAGCTGGGACACCTTTGCGGTGCGCGCCTTCGCCGGGGTCCCCGTGAAGTATCTGTGCGGGATCAACCCAGGCAACCTGCTCAACATCGTCACCGCCTCGGACAGCATCCAATCGATCACCGATCTGCGCGGCAAGACGCTGGCGGCGCCGACCTCGTCGGGCACGTTCCGGCTGATGAAGTCGCTGGTGCGCGCGTTCTACGGCATCGATCTCGAGAAGGAGACCACTATCCAGACCGTCGATCATCCGCTCGGCGGCGTCACGCTGGTGCTGGCCGACCGCGCCGATGCGGCGATGACCTGGGAGCCCAGCGTCACCATCGGGATGACCAAGAATCCGAAGCTGCGCGTGCTGCTCAACATGGGCGAGGCCTATGAGAAACACGAGGGCGCGGTGATGCCGTTCCTCGGCCTTGCAATCCGGCAGGCCGCACTCGACAAATATCCGGGTATCGCCGAGCGGCTGTACAAGGTGTTCGCCGACGGCGCGGCGGCGATGCAGGCGGATCCGCAGGCGGCCTACGCGGCGGCCGAGAAGGAAACCAAGCTGCCGGCAAGCACGCTGGTGACGGCGACGCAAAATGGCCGGCTGAAATATCGCTTCGAGTCGATGGCCGATCCGAAAGCGCGGCAGGCAGTGATCCGCAGCAGCGAAATCCTGGTCGCCGAAAAGGATCTCCCGAAACCGGTCGACGCCAGCTTCTTCGTTGGCTGAGACGACGTCGTTCTTCGATGCCGCGCCGCGGCCTCGCAACATGAGTCCCCCATGACCGTCCAGACCCCGACTGCCGCCCCTGCCATCAGCCGCCATTATAACATCCCAATCGCCTACGAAGCCGACGTCGTCGTGGTGGGCGGCGGTCCCGGCGGTTTCGCAGCCGCGCTACAGGCGGCGCGGATGGGTGCACGCACCGTCATGATCGAGCGCTTCGACATGCCGGGTGGCGTTCACACCTCTGGCCTGCAGGGCGCCGCCGACAGCGGCGTAGGCGGCATCCACACCGAACTGATGCAGCGCTTCGCCACCGAAGGCTATATCTATACCGCGACCGAGAGCACGCATCCCGGCTGGGCCGGCAATCCGCTGTCGCACTACGAGCGCAAGAAGCCGCCGGGCAGCGAGTTTCGCCGCATGTCTTTCAATCCGGAAGGCGCCGGCTGTGTGATGGCGATGATGCTGCAGGAAGCCGGCGTCACCGCGCTCTATGGCACCACCTTCGTCGATGCCATCGTCGACTCCAGCGGCCCCGCCGACGGCACCATCACGGCGATCCTGGTCGAGAATGCCAGCGGGCTGCAGGCCATCGCGGGCAAGATCTTCATCGAGGGCTCGGGCACCGGCGAACTGGTGGCCCGCGCTGGCGCACCTTATGTACGGGGCGGCGGCCCGCAACCGGCGAGCACGGGCTGGGACGGCATCCAGCGGCCGATCCCCGGCGGACTGCTGTGGACCATGAGCGGCATCGACCTGCAGCGCCTGATCGCACATCAGGAGACCGCCAAGGACCCGGACCTCGGCAAGGTGATGGCCGAGGCTGCCGCCGCAGGCGATCTGCCGGAGGGCGTATATCGTCCGCGGATGTCCGGCAACAACGTATACGGCGAAGCCTATATCGGCCACCCGACGCTCGACATGAGCCCGATCTCGGCCGACGGCACCTATGTGCTGTGGCAGAACGTGCCCTACGAATGGGCACTGCACATGGACGACAACGCCGCGGACCATGCCAAAGCCAAGCGCGAGTTGCGCGGCTTCATCAACGGCGAAGCGCAGTTTCTGCGAAAATACGTGCCCGGCTTCGAGCAGGCGACGGTCGCCAGCATCGGCCGCTTCGTCGGCGTCCGCGACGGCCGTCACCCGATCGGCGAGTACGTCGTCAACATCGAGGACGTGCGTGCCGGCCGCCGCTTCCGCGACGCGATCAGCAAGCCGATGACCAAGACGTTCTTTTGGGAGGGATTTCAGAAGCACGATTTCGAGGTGCCGTTCCGTTGCTTCCTGCCGAAAAAGATCGACAACATGGTTCTGACCGGCGCGTCGTTGTCGTTCGAATACCGCACGCTGTTCATGGTGATGCGCAACTTCCCGTGGTGTACCCAGACCGGCGAAATCGCCGGGTACGCCGCGGCGCGCTGCATCGAGCAGAAAATCAAGCCAAAGGAGCTGGAGTGGACGACGCCGTACTTCTGAGCGTCGATCGATCTATGCATCCCTTGAGCATCGCTCCGAACGCTTGCGGATCCAGCAAGTGGCTCGGCCAGCCGAGGCGTTCGTAAGAACATTCCGGAGGCCGCGGACAAGGCGTTTCGCTGGCATGATTTCCACGGAGTGGTAAGCTACCGACGCGAGAACCGCTTGCCGGCATTGCCGCAGCGCAAACCAAGGTTACCATTGGCGTTTCGCACGTACCCGAATTCGTGCTGCCGATGATCGCGGTCGAGAAAGGCTATTTCAAAGACCGGGGCATCGACGCAACGATCAGGATCATTCCCGGCGGGCAACGCCTTCCGGCGGCAGATGTTCGTCGACTTCGCGGATGCGGATGTCCTCGGAGAACGCTTTCGCGACATAGCGACGGTTTCGGTCGGCCCAAAGACCACTATCGGCGATTTTCGTGATGCCCAAGGCGTCGCGTTCAGCCGCTCAACCAGAGGTCCGGCAGACCGACGGCGCGATCCGAGTGTAGACTGGTGATGAAATGAGCGTTGATCGTGCTAAGAGGATCCGCTTCTGGCCAATGACCGGCCTGGCCTAATCCGGCTGCAAGCGCTGCCGCGCTTCTTCAAGTTCCGCCTCGTCCCAATATCCGATCAATATTCCTCCCTTGAGCTGCGTCGCCGAGCTGTAGGATTCGATGCGGGCATCCGGCGTCGTAATGCGATTGTGATCGGTTAGCGCCCAGTCGAGCAGTGCAGCGCGCATTCTGACGAGTGTATCCCCATGGGCGGGGTCGGCGCCGAGGTCGCGAAGCTCCTGCGGGTCGGACTGAAGATCGAAGAGCATCGGGCGGAAGCCGGGCGCGTGGATGTATTTCCAGCGCCCGTCGAACACCATGAACAAGCGGCATTGGTCGACGCCAAGCCCGAGATAGCCGCGCACGTCCTGCATGGAGTAATCGTATTCGGAGAACACGTGCGTCCGCCAATGCGACGGTGCGGCACCGCGAAGCCAAGGCATCAGCGACTTGCCCTCGACGATGTGGCGCGGTGACGTTGCTCCGAAGAATTCGATGAAGGTCGGCGTGAGGTCGATCGCTTCGACCAGGGCATCGCAGGTGGTGCCGCGGGTGTTGTCGGCCTCTGGAGAAGGGTCGACGACGATCATCGGAACCTTGACGGAGACGTCATGGAATAAGTCCTTTTCGCCGAGCCAGTGGTCGCCGAGATAGTCGCCGTGATCGGAGGTGAAGA contains:
- a CDS encoding AraC family transcriptional regulator, producing MSTALRIAHGAFGRVALLDMDRPLVRHAHHHCHVLLKVEGADTQFMVGDQVTPLTDTAAVLVDGWKPHAYVHDVNRPRTLIMALYIEPEWLKEFRRGWAASGAPGFFERPSGEVSPRIRQLTLHLAAEMMANPDAVRTHEQTLSDLMIAVIERFTEWRSFPTSIRGMSAVNCDWRIRRAMDALRTHDSYGNVDQFVKGAGLSRAQFFRLFETSLGVSPKLYLNVVRMERALDAVMREDTPLGELSERFGFPEPAHFTRFFRDHAGVSPREFRNVSRLAG
- a CDS encoding MarR family transcriptional regulator, giving the protein MPLSTRPPSSKRQRASTPPKPVEVDEIAIPFERALPVALLRAREAVMAHMRPILRKHGTTEQQLRVLRSLNDLQPMDKTTLTNHAALLMPSLLRILKDLKKAGLIRLVRSPANRRLSGVILTARGAAYANVVTAELSQKGVELKQVIGEAAVEQLLDLLRTVELRLATVAPASE
- a CDS encoding ABC transporter permease; its protein translation is MQTVQNRVIVTDSEPPPNCGRAAALLKFVATQPSIRETGATVIVVLLLLTAMKVASWYVPDYIMPSPEAVSAAIWRLAHADYVHVFATLGRLAAALSFSLVAGVLLGLIMALSPLLRPFVRSLVVIDTGIPALSWILLAVFWFKNPETRIFFILIMILMPFYALSIYDGFRALPKDLVDMIESFRPSQLQTLRYLIVPHLVPYVILTTKSVIGYATRMVIFAELVASAIGVGSRMGLAQSTFHIDEVLAWTFFLVVLNIVLQLLVTAVEKAVLGWRPDTAVR
- a CDS encoding ABC transporter ATP-binding protein; the encoded protein is MNMRQTEFKAATGGPVISLRGVRKQFGSHCVVEDLSFSVARGEIVTLLGRTGAGKTTVLNIIMGTMRADAGAVEVAGADPFKEFKALKGKLAVAFQTDRLLPWRTAVENAELGLLIAGEDRRTARAGAIKALAAVNLSGAETKYPHELSGGMRQRVSLARALAVDPELILLDESFSQLDHVTSRTLRQDFCKVAREFHKTCLIVTHRIDDALEMADRVIVLGPGARIVLEMPLAAARIDEKTRDQCRAQIETALGGKDEDDEG
- a CDS encoding ABC transporter substrate-binding protein; protein product: MRTTKADMRSRLSRRALLGGFAAGAGLLAAPLTSRSEDLPEIRCATATPGFTTVFYDVIRERKLDQKHGFRLGEPVLNASIGTLFNDFVAGSSDLIIASWDPILTRYHGGVPCRLLCTLMTADMIGIIAAKGGPKSVAELKGKTIAAPQQSGVYRMTRAMIKDIAGTDIESIAQVQNADNPAQGVTLVIADRADAAMAWEPMISNGMQKRPDLEVIFSAGKAFHDKTGSDLPYFCVNVRQEILSAHPGLAAKLSAAFGDCVALIDAEFDAIAAKYAPRTKIDAETLKIARSSGRFKLAYGRAGDPKVQSTITTASEILVRQGVLTKKAEPGFFAT
- a CDS encoding ABC transporter substrate-binding protein, producing the protein MAGSRRQFIQAVAGTAAGLALPTLAPAADLPQLTWATFTPGFVPAFMECTLANGFDRKHGVALAPPIPYSSLTTYYGDFVAGSFDMCFGSWDTFAVRAFAGVPVKYLCGINPGNLLNIVTASDSIQSITDLRGKTLAAPTSSGTFRLMKSLVRAFYGIDLEKETTIQTVDHPLGGVTLVLADRADAAMTWEPSVTIGMTKNPKLRVLLNMGEAYEKHEGAVMPFLGLAIRQAALDKYPGIAERLYKVFADGAAAMQADPQAAYAAAEKETKLPASTLVTATQNGRLKYRFESMADPKARQAVIRSSEILVAEKDLPKPVDASFFVG
- a CDS encoding FAD-dependent oxidoreductase, with the translated sequence MTVQTPTAAPAISRHYNIPIAYEADVVVVGGGPGGFAAALQAARMGARTVMIERFDMPGGVHTSGLQGAADSGVGGIHTELMQRFATEGYIYTATESTHPGWAGNPLSHYERKKPPGSEFRRMSFNPEGAGCVMAMMLQEAGVTALYGTTFVDAIVDSSGPADGTITAILVENASGLQAIAGKIFIEGSGTGELVARAGAPYVRGGGPQPASTGWDGIQRPIPGGLLWTMSGIDLQRLIAHQETAKDPDLGKVMAEAAAAGDLPEGVYRPRMSGNNVYGEAYIGHPTLDMSPISADGTYVLWQNVPYEWALHMDDNAADHAKAKRELRGFINGEAQFLRKYVPGFEQATVASIGRFVGVRDGRHPIGEYVVNIEDVRAGRRFRDAISKPMTKTFFWEGFQKHDFEVPFRCFLPKKIDNMVLTGASLSFEYRTLFMVMRNFPWCTQTGEIAGYAAARCIEQKIKPKELEWTTPYF